Genomic segment of Falco peregrinus isolate bFalPer1 chromosome 5, bFalPer1.pri, whole genome shotgun sequence:
CTGCAAGAAAGGCAGCCTCACTTGTCAGTCATATTTGCTTAAATTATGTATAGAAAAAATTCTCCATTACACTGGCACATTTGTAGAATTTATTCTCAGTGTAGTTTGTGAAAAACAGCTATGGATAATTTGAATTAAAAGATACAGTGgcttaaaaattaacaaatgctGTGTTGAAGATGTGTTTCAGGGTGTGATGTGGGTaaagggaaaggcaggagaTACAGTCGGAGAGAAGTGGAATTAATAGCACTTCCCGGTGCCAGGGAATAGttaggttttttgttcttttaattgcTAATTAAACCACGAGGAGGATTAACTTCAATACTTACTTACATTTTCTTGAATGCAAGATGTATGGCAAGAGGTGCAGCTGGGAGTGAGTTCATGTGCAGCCCAGTTGTAGACATCGTCTTTTAAAGAGCTGCGCTTGCCTGAATTATCTTCAGGGCATGATCTAGTGAGCATTAAAGCTTTCTGAACAAGGGAAGCTGTTGAGCCGTCTGgtggctggctgtggggtggTTCCATGAGGACTTACTGGCTCAGCACCCAGAGTAAACTTCTGGGAGatgaaggagcagcagacagatgAAGTTGGGCAGCgctctcctcttcctttggGCTCTAAAGAGTCATGTATTGAAGGGTAGGTGTGTTTGTTTCATCTAATGGAGCACCATGTGTGTTTTTACAGCGTCTGGTGTGTGTGTTGAGGGAATATTTAAGTACAGGCAATAAGCTTCCACACTTTCAAGAAGTGCTGATATTAGTACAAAAGAGTTCAGGTAGCAATCAGCTTCTCTCTCCTGTCACTGTCCACTTCAGTCCATTACCTGTTGGCAAAGGAgatcttttgtattttctgcgTTTATACATTGCTTTGTGTGTCTAGTCCTCTTGTCAAGCTTGGGACTCATTCAGGAGTGGGAAAGACCAAAGAGCCCATTTTCCAGAGAggctgctccaggctgcagagccATGCTGGGCAGAAGCCCTGTGTCAGCCCCCGAGCGAGGGAACGGGATGGCTGGGAGCCCTCCTTTAGGTTAGCTCCTTTCTCTGAGCACTGACTCCGTCAGTCCTGACTCTCAAACAACCGATTTTCCTTTTGGAGTACGAGGGACAGGGCCTTGGACTCCAGGGCTGTGCACTTAAATGCTGAGCACCTAACCTGTGTGCCCAGGGCCTGTGCAAGCCATCTGCTTCTCCTGGTCACCCTCCCAGTAGTAGATATTGTACCAGAGGAGCCAGCTCCAAGGCTGTCCTTTGTCTCTGTGTTTGCGGacttttaaatttctgatttGTGTGCGTTGACTAATACACAGATTAACCCAGAGTGATCCCCATCGAGCTCATTGGGATGTGGTGTATTTTTCCCAGAGCTCTGTGGCAGGAACAGTCCTGGAATCATCTGTAGGATAAATTGATGCAAAGCTGGTATTGCAGGAAGGAGCAGCTGGCCGTACCACTTCTGTGTTTGGTGCACGCATGATTGGAACAGCTTGCAGTGAAGTGTTGCAGAGGTTTGTAACAGAAACGACTGGTGTGGGTGCAGTACAAAAGGAAAAGTGCAGTGGGAGGAGGGGAGCTGGCCTCGTGCTTGCGGCTGTGACAAATGAACGGCGGCACCTTTCAAACACACGGCAGCTATTGCAATCATACCCCGTGTCCTCTGTGGTGCTGTCCTTGGTTGGAGTTGGCTACATGTGGTCAGATTTCCCTCCTTTGGGAGTGACTGGTGAGTGGCAGCCAGGAATGCTGTGCTCTCTCATCTTTGGAGTAACCACCAAACACTAACAGCACCCTTTGCcatcttaaattttaaagttataAATGTTGGTGCTATTTTTCACAGCTTAATTGCTGCCTTAACGGTTTctgagtggggttttttgacaGCACTGTCTTTATGCCTTAATGATATTCACCTAGATGGTTCACCAATGTTTCTTCCCACTCTTAATGGTGTtgtgagggaagaaaaacagaactattGACCCTGTGTCCTGTGGAACGCTAATCTGCCAGGAGTCTGAGCTGCGTCTCTTGCTACCTAGTGAGATGCTGGTTACCTGGCTTCTGAAGCTCGGCAGCCCCTTGCTTTCTGACCTGGCATTTCACTATGATGAGCTAGGCTGGAAGACCTTTGCTGAAGAAGGGATTTTTGTTCCTTCCACAcctttgtttcagaaagcatcTTCATAGTGGAAGTGCTGTCTGGCTGGTACTCTTCGCCAGAGCTTGTCTAAAGGAGCGTGCCAGAGTTCAGCCGTCAGCCTTTCCCAAAGCTTTCTGAAGGAAGAAGGTTCTTTGCCCCAGAAGTAgagggcagcagaagcaggacagCCAGCCCTGGGGTTAAAGTATTCATAAACTTTCATGGCTTTGGTAAGCCCATATGCACATTCTGTGTGTTTTCCCTTGCATTAAGGAGTTTACtagcatttattttgcaagctTCTATGAAGGCGAGTAGGTATGCTCTGTACCTCCTGGGAACTGGACCGTATTCAAGACGGATGTTAAAAGCTTTCTCAAGAAGAGTTAGGACTCGATGAAACAGTAAGAAACCTGGCGGTGTCTTGGCATAAGAAATGACTGCAGCTCCGTCTAGGGGTGATGAAGCATCAGGACAACGTTAAGCATGATGCTGTGCGGTAGGAGTGCACTGCAAATTAAGGTCTGGTTTTGACACAGGAGATACTTTGGAGGGGAAAACACGAGTTAGAGAAATACAGGTCATGAATGAAATACCCTGCTTACCGGGCCatctgctgaggctgcaggtaCAGTCAGTCTTTCCTGCGTGGAGGTTCTTGAAGCCTTACGCAGTGGCATGGTCCCTGTGAGTACTGTGGACTAAAACCACGCTAATGgctcaaaaggaaaatgtattttagttAAATACAACAGAGACTCAGTGATCCGGTTTTGGTTGCTGGTGGACTGAGGAATCTTGGTGGAAACAGTGCTTTCACCAAAAAAGCAGATCAAAACTATGCAACACAAGCTGTTAGTTAGTATTTTTAAGAGGAGGTCCAGCCTTTTGCTGTGGGTAAAACAGTCAAACTGGAAGattcagaaaattttgaaagacTATGCTCAtgctggaaatgttttccttttgctcttttaTTTGTGACTGTGCTTGAAGATAGGAATGGCTGATGTCTCTGACTCACCCTCCATctattctttctcttcctctctgcccCCACGCATGAGTTGAACAAACAAATGTGTTACCCGTTGCAGTCTGGCCTGGTTCGTGCCGTGTGTGTGTCCGGCTGCTGTGCCTCCTATGGCAAGTGGTGGCGAAGGGCCGGTGACTGGCGGTGCTTTGAGCTCAGTGAGCTGCCGCTTGAGCCTCAGCAACAGCTTCTGCACTTTCTTTCTGCTAGTCTGCCCCAGCTGTCAAGCAAATAGTGTTGGTCCAAGCACCCTTTATGGGTATgagaaatgaaattacattaaattatGTGAAAGTGGTTAGAGACTTCATACTAAGGGTGAAGGGACTAGATAGGAAGTCTTGGTTGCTGAGTAATTGTTCAGCTAGTATCACACAATCAGCCTGGAAACAGTTTATTCTTACGGTTATTTTACAATTTGAGCCTCAAAATGTTATGCTGttccaggaaaggaaaggaaaagtctcCCTGAGGTGACTAATCCATCGAGGCACCTTCCTGCAAAGTTGTGCCTCCCACGGGAGCACGTACTCTGTGACTACCTAAGCTTTCTTTTGGGGCCTTTGAGCACTTTGTCACAGCAGAGACCTGTATCTTCTTGTAGTGTGCTTTGGTTGACTATGAGAGATGATTTCCTCATTTGGGGaattacttcatttattttagataGGTTATCTTGCCCCATGCATTCCCTTTGCCACAAATGGCAAAGCTTCAGCTGGGGGAAGAATGAAATCTTCTTGAGAAGCTGAAGCTTCTGATTTGAAGTCTTTTAGTGCTCACTGGGAACAGTGAATGGCCTTTTCTTATGGGCCTCTCTGTTTTCAATACCTGTTGACTCTCATCTTCGTTCATCCTGacttctgtaaaagaaaatctctggGAGAAGTTCTGGGGATTTGGAAACTGTGGCTATAGAGTCTGTGGGTGACGTGCTGGTggagctgctgacagcagagtTTATTCATTAGAAAACAAAGGGAATGGCTCCCGTGTGCTCGCAAATAATACCTCGCAAAGATGGATCTTCTTGACTTATGTGTATTAGGTTGCCTCCAGGTGTTATGAAAGTATTTGTCCAAGAGGTGTCTGGTAGTTCCTGAGGTTAAGCTTCTGAGAAATAGGTAATTACTGGAAAGTGTTGCCTTGTATGCCTTATCAGGGCACATGTAATACAATGAAGTAAAACTTACCTATGGTGGAACTATGTTTCCTGATTGTTTGGTCTCATTAGGTAAAACCTGTCAATCAATTCCTTGTTGTTAATCATCATTTGACCTGTTTCCCTGTCAATATCTATAGGTGCAAAGGAACACATTTTCAAACTATTcctctgagattttttttttatttccacagcGCTTCCTAAGTGTTTGCCTGTGCCCCAGCTGTTTCAAAATCTTGAACTTGTTAGTCCACTATTTGAATCTCTCTTAAAATTTATTAGTGTTGGTACCTAGTATCACCAGTAGCTAGCTGTTGGCAGACTGCTATAATCCTTATGCAGATCTTTCTTGTTTATAGCTGCATGTGAGGGGAACCCACAAGTAGTTTTTCATATCACCTGTTGCAGGTTATTTTGGTAGCTGAGTTATCAATGTTCTCAAGCATGTAAGTTGTTGTACAGTATAGGACACAAAATTATTCTAGCAAGATAAAGAATGCATTGTGCCCATTACTACTTTGTGCTTTCACGGCAAAAGTTGATCCCATTCCGTCTTATTTTCATTGGAAGCACCAGATTGCCTGTGACCATTTTCGTAGTATTGCATTAATTCTGCAGCTCTGTATCAGGAGTAGAGCAGCTGTAATGCTTATAATTGTAGAAGCTTGAAATCACTGGAAATGAGTTGTGACAAGACATATTACTTGAGAAGACATGTCTTTCAAGTGTTGACAAAGTCCTGACAACAGAACTTTACACTTAATAGATAACAATCAAACTCTGACTTGCACTCCTGATAAATAAAACTGCAAGTCCTGCAGACATCCTGCAGCACCCATGTTTTTGAGTAGCAATAGCCCCTACATGTACATATCACAAGCATGCAGTTAGACCAATACGCGTAGTCAACAGCGAATTTCACTGTGTTATTTGCATGTAACTTAGGCATGTGGTTTTTATCACTTTATATTTGCATTAGAAGGAAATGGCTTAGAAGTATACTGTGGTAAAAGGCAGGACGGCTGTGGTCTAACTGTCCTCAGCTTATCACCCCTTCTCATCACAGCCTACCTCCTCTGAACCAGTTGTGACTGGTTCAGTTTACAGGGTTTTTCCACTAAATAACCAAACCTTCCCGCAAACAAACATCCCAGCACCCAGAAGCCTTAAAAATCCACTCGTCCTCTACTTTGGgctaaataaataagaattaaaaacttTGTATGAGCAGTATATGTCTGTATAAAACTTGAGGGACACGTGAGCTGTTGCAGAGGTAAAACCTGCAGCCATGTACTTGAGAAACCCCAGAAACTGTGAGGCAGTAGCCATGTTCAGCAGGGTTCTGGgttgcaggcaggcagtggggtTTGtgcaaaaagctttaaaagctgTGTTTCCCCTCTGTTTTCCTGCGCTGCATGGACAGCATCTTTCAGTTTCACGTATGAGACACGACAAGTGGATTTGGGGATCATTTTAGTGAAAGAGATCTTGGCTTCTTAATGCAACCAAGTGTTTCTCTAGCAGGGATAAAGGCAGGGGAGACCGGGACAGTAGTATCAACGATTCTACTAAAATCTACAGTAACTGCATTCCAAAAATACCTTTGTATCTGTTTGATTTCACTTTTATTGGAACTGATCCTTAACAAATAATAGCATGGGCTATCAGCTGTTTCTCAGAGTTTGGCTGAACACTAGACATTACATCTTTCTTCACATCGAAGAGCAGCATGACATTGAAGGCAGCAATTAGTTGCATTGGCTTCAATATGCAGGTTGTAAAATAGCTTGTAAGATCTGCTGTTAGTAAAGTTGCTGTGGTTGTCAGAGCTGAGCATGACTATGTTCTCCTTCCCTTGCAATGGCGTGAGCCTTAGAAGGCAGCCCTGTAGTAATGGCACTGCATTTTCCCCGACTGGGCTTAGTTCTTCAACAGAAAAGATGTAACAAGCTAGCTCCTATGTTCCGTGCAAAAGTGTTCCTGTTTAATACATTGACAAGCAGAAAACTGACAATTTTAAGGATCTTTGGTTTCCTGAGGAATTTATAGGAACAGTCAGGCTTTCTAGCCATCTTAGTACATCTCGGTGGGAATGCTGGAGAAAAGCACTGGCCTCACAAATGCACCTGGAGGAAAGCTTTTATTGCCCTCTACATCGTCACAGGTACAGTGAGCATAAATGCTGCAGGCACTTATTTCCATTCTTACGGCAGTGTTTTGCCCCAGACTGAGCAAATGCTTTACCCCAATAAGTCTACTACCAACTTTTTCACAGAAACCTGAAAGGAACTGATTTCTTGAACTTGGAGATAAAAGAGTTCGGAGTCCCAAACCTGAGAACTTTTTGTCTGTTGTGAAAACACTTCCTCTGTCAAATTGCCAGATTTAAGGTTTTGCTCAGCTTAAAAAGGTATCTCTAAACAAGATGATGTTCGTGAtcattacaattattttctttcctcacaaTGTGCAGGTTTTCAGTCTGTGTCACAGTGCTGGTGGGGGGGCCTGCTggatttcttccatttctgtacGTGTGAACTTGAGAGTTTTTATGTGTGTCTCAattcttatttcaaaaatattacattcacttttaaaattgtgtttaatTGACTGTTACAGCACACATCACTCCAGAATATTTAAATCCTGATTTGGTGAATACATGAGAGTTGCAATAAATCATTGAAagtaaaaatgaacaaataccTGTGCATTTACAGCACAGGAATGCTCCTAATTAAGCCTTAAGCGCAGTGACAAAATGCATCTGTGCTTTATATGTCAAAAGCCCCATTACACCTCTAAACTTCTGCATGCGTAACTACTTTTAACATGAACACCTTCCTCATTTTGCAATATAGACTTTGGATTAAAATCCAAGGTATGTAGCCCTACTCCTTTTGCCCACCTCAGTTCAATACtcagaaaaattatgaaaaccaGACTgatataaaaacactagcagtaaagcaaaacaagcccTATGCACTAATGCCAGCAAactattttggtattttttttgttgttgttacacCTAACACTGAAAGCAGGAGAGTCTGTATGGATAAGTATATAGCAAAGCAAATTGAAGATGGACCatttatgctttctttccttgttgCTTGGTTGGAGCCCACATTCTGTACATGAAGAGGAGGACGATGACGTAGTACATGGAGCTTTTCAGTAGAAGGGCGATGTATACTAAATACGCTGTCCTGTGGAACAAGTGATCTGGAACAAACATAAGACAAAAAAGTCTGGTTTGATGTCAATACTGTACACCCTCCTAAATGACAGGTAGAACTGGGACTGTGTAGTCTGTTTACTGCTGCGATTGCATTAATTCCAGTAGACAGTGGGTAAATACATATGATATCTGACTGtcccttgtttcttttttttataaaaacaatatatataaatttatataaacCCACTGTTTATTAGCAGTGGGTTTGCACTGCTAATAAGCTCTAGACCAAGTGGATTTCTGCCTCCATGCCACTGGCTTGTTATTCTCTGCAAAGGCAAGAACATAATTGTAGCACTTCCAGCACGGATTACTGGTAGCACCATGTTTACCTGAATCCTTTTGTGAGGGATTTTTTGAGCATAAGTGCTCATGATCCTTCCTAAATCCCTCTTcaagctaaaagaaaatttctttgtCCTAAGTGCTGGGCAATTGCTAGGCTGATGGAGCATCAGCTGAAGCGTATAGCATTTAACTACTTCAGATCTTTCTAAAAGTGATGCTTAATGTGGGCTAATAATCTAGTAGCTGAACAGCTTCTGTAGCATCCTAATAAAGCTCCTAATAATGCTACCTAATAAAGGTAGGAGAGGCCCTTGTAATCCACAACAGAAGTGAATTCAGAGTAGcactgaagcatttttaaattacagactCCAGACTTAAAAGATTTCCTGTACGCTATTTAGATAATTTTCATGATGTTCTGAGCATATGTAGCAATCTCTAACTCCTGCATGATGTGCCTCACTTTCCCACGTTTTAATACTTTTCAATTACCTCTATTAAAAACAGTGCCGTTTCCAGGATGTGTGCTGCAGTCCTCGTCctgaagtgcattttttttagaATCTAATGGGAAAAGATTGCCCCAGTTaggcttttctttaattttaacaAACATGAATTTAGAAAtgggggggggagaagaggcAGTACAGCAACAGTGAAATGGAAAGTTAAtattaaacaacaaaaccaagatgTTTAAGatcttctgcagagcagagaataCAAGTAGGATTCATTTGCAGAGAGAATTTGAAGTGGGGAAATGCTTATAGAGAAGTGACTGGGTATTTGTTGCCCGAAGTGGGAGGTTTGCCTTTGCCCTTTCAGGAATGTGTCTATTAGGCTGTTACATGGCAGAGTCGCTTTTATTTGGAGTTGCAATTAATTTGACCACCTGATCTTGTCACTGAGGTAGCTGGAGTCTGCCTTCATAATGTACTGTTATTGAAAAGGCAGAATAATTTACATTGGAAGGGACCCCAGTTAGTCTGTTACTTGAATGGTTGCTCAACACTAAAGAGTAATCTTGAAGAGAGTATGATCTAAGGTTCCCTGTTGGGAATGTgatattttggtggtggtggttctcTAAAATAAACACTTGTTCTGCTTCAAGCAGCAAATTTGTGTTTGTTCTTGGTTACACTGTTTGCATGCATTAATACATAGGCTTAAAGGCATTGGTACTACATCCCTAAATGCATCCTCCACCTAATTAAACTTAAAGCATATTTATGTCAGAATATACTTTGAAGGTTGAAATGTAATGGTTATTTTGTGGCCATGCTGTCACTTACTGGAGTTACATTAATTTATAGTAAGTTGAACAGAGGTAGGTGctcagaaaagattaatttaaaccAATATAGGCAGCTTTTCTTAAAGATTTTACTGTGATTTAAACAATTTTCATTGATGATtggttactttttctttaaaattgcactgtttttcagattttgctttgCATAATCAATCTTTCCACAATTAAATGATATGTCTTATTTTCATACATAGTTATTGCCTTACTATTGCTGACTATGGTTAAGTAATATATTTAAACTTTGCTCTACATCCCCAGCAACctcatttttaaatcattagggtttttttttttttatcgcTATGACTAATATCGGGGGGTATCAGGGGGACTTAGACCTGTAAGCCATGGGTAACAGAGAGGTAATACCGTTTTCAGAAACTTCTGTAGACTAGAAAGTAACCAATGCGGCTCAGTGCAGACCTTGTGGAGCTATGCTAGGTAACCCCCGATGATGATCAAGAACTGCTCTTTTCCTATTACAAAGGGGTGTTCGTCTTTCCTGGGAAAAATGTGATAGTTTTTTAGCTACTGTTGTGCCAAGGAGCACAGGTGGTTTCATGAAGAGTAATAGAAAGCATTATTTCTATAATTTTGTTGCAAAGAGAAAGTGACATCTATAATTGCACACAGGATGAAATTTTTAACATGTAGTATATACCTCGTGTCATCAGTGAATGCTGTTGGCTTTCGTGTTCGTATTTGCAGTAATAGTTCTTGTGTTTGTTCTCCGCTGGTACAGTTAACCAGCTGCCGACTGAGTATTCATCCCCTTCTGCGGGCTTCCAAGTGTCTCCTTTTACTACATTGTCTGTTATCTCCTTATTTTCTTCATCGGTCCATGTCACCCGAATAACTTCTGGGTAGAATTTCTCAATAAGGCAAACATATGTTATCTGATTTTCATGGGTCTTCTGCAGGATTTCAGAGTTTTCTGGTGGGGAACTTCCTTTGTCTGGATTGGttattggaagaaaaaaaattaacaaaaagtGTTGGAAGATCAGTAGCACAGagcaaataaatacacagcCACAAAATACgaattttaagagaaacaaCCTAAATGTcttattaataaatgttttagcTCTCTAATTTGTTATGGAATACTTGGCATGGGAATAGAATTGTTTCATGTATGGAAGGAATTTTAGGTAACGGGATGGATGAGTTACAGCTGTTTCTGTCCTTGAAGTAAAAAAGTTTTTGGCAAGCTGGATGCACCTGGCATTCAAACACACTTTGCATTAAAGCCCAGATGGCAAGTTTTACTTTTCAGTCAAACCCAGTTACAATACTATTTAGAATACctggaaatagaaaatattactttcaaccttacttttaaaaatgttgttctgTAGAGAACTAAAACGAATAGAAGCTTTTATGAATATGGTACAGAAAATCAAGCTCAAAATCAGAAGGTAAGGCTCAATTCAAATATTCTAAACTCATTTTTGTTTAGATAATATAGTCTTCTAGAGTCTGAAGAAGGTTTGATCTAAGCTTTGATCCTGTACCATGTGCATGGGGAAACATTATCTAAGTCCTAAATTGTTTAGTGAACACTAACATCTAGACTGCTTCATTCTTGCTTCTTGTCAAGCAGCACATCTGATAGAGGAAGACTAGAGTAGACTAGGTCTGCTCTGTAATGCTAGAGTAGATTAAAAAGTATCTCACAAAAGATTTTTTGAgtatttaattagaaaaataaatttaactttGCTTAATTAAAACCTTAGAAACCtactcaaaatgttttaaaggtta
This window contains:
- the LOC101919768 gene encoding immunoglobulin kappa light chain isoform X1, which encodes MLLLTALLAAAAWSYAFAQKSPVQTPRSITKFRKSIRMTCEIQILGASFDGTVIHWYQQKEGKAPERFLYFSGGKAHTESGFQAHRYMVEVLSGQNRCVLTIKDVIPDDAATYYCAYWDTDQNLVWPTWIKYFGTGTKLIISDKGSSPPENSEILQKTHENQITYVCLIEKFYPEVIRVTWTDEENKEITDNVVKGDTWKPAEGDEYSVGSWLTVPAENKHKNYYCKYEHESQQHSLMTRDSKKNALQDEDCSTHPGNGTVFNRDHLFHRTAYLVYIALLLKSSMYYVIVLLFMYRMWAPTKQQGKKA
- the LOC101919768 gene encoding immunoglobulin kappa light chain isoform X5, which encodes MLLLTALLAAAAWSYAFAQEIPVQSPRSITKSKDSVRLDCDLKGVYGDLRDIAVHWYQQKPNDAPERILYHAGAKVVDGSFQAHRYTLEKFPSQKLCTLTIKDITPDDAATYYCAYWYLWPTWIKYFGTGTKLIISDKGSSPPENSEILQKTHENQITYVCLIEKFYPEVIRVTWTDEENKEITDNVVKGDTWKPAEGDEYSVGSWLTVPAENKHKNYYCKYEHESQQHSLMTRDSKKNALQDEDCSTHPGNGTVFNRDHLFHRTAYLVYIALLLKSSMYYVIVLLFMYRMWAPTKQQGKKA
- the LOC101919768 gene encoding immunoglobulin kappa light chain isoform X2 — protein: MLLLTALLAAAAWSYAFAQEIPVQSPRSITKSKDSVRLDCDLKGVYGDLRDIAVHWYQQKPNDAPERILYHAGAKVVDGSFQAHRYTLEKFPSQKLCTLTIKDITPDDAATYYCAYWYRHCVWPTWIKYFGTGTKLIISDKGSSPPENSEILQKTHENQITYVCLIEKFYPEVIRVTWTDEENKEITDNVVKGDTWKPAEGDEYSVGSWLTVPAENKHKNYYCKYEHESQQHSLMTRDSKKNALQDEDCSTHPGNGTVFNRDHLFHRTAYLVYIALLLKSSMYYVIVLLFMYRMWAPTKQQGKKA
- the LOC101919768 gene encoding immunoglobulin lambda-1 light chain isoform X6 — protein: MLLLLLLLLAAAWSDGQEQVLLRQSHVSVSRGLAETAWIECAAEGIADFQTAFIHWYRHRPSKAPERILYIGTGQASYDDNSYRNKYSALKKGTNICAFSINDISSSDEGTYYCAYWWDADVKVFGSGTKLIVSNKGSSPPENSEILQKTHENQITYVCLIEKFYPEVIRVTWTDEENKEITDNVVKGDTWKPAEGDEYSVGSWLTVPAENKHKNYYCKYEHESQQHSLMTRDSKKNALQDEDCSTHPGNGTVFNRDHLFHRTAYLVYIALLLKSSMYYVIVLLFMYRMWAPTKQQGKKA
- the LOC101919768 gene encoding immunoglobulin kappa light chain isoform X4, whose amino-acid sequence is MGSTLLLPVLLATSFWSRGDAQAVPVQTPVLQGKVTGSSASMYCRLSNEHVVHWYQHLPGKPPKRILYMWRQTATFDDNSDRRRFQAQKHSTEPLYYLTIDNLTPRDSGTYYCTYCIIRPWDADVKVFGSGTKLIVSNKGSSPPENSEILQKTHENQITYVCLIEKFYPEVIRVTWTDEENKEITDNVVKGDTWKPAEGDEYSVGSWLTVPAENKHKNYYCKYEHESQQHSLMTRDSKKNALQDEDCSTHPGNGTVFNRDHLFHRTAYLVYIALLLKSSMYYVIVLLFMYRMWAPTKQQGKKA
- the LOC101919768 gene encoding immunoglobulin kappa light chain isoform X7, whose amino-acid sequence is MLLLTALLAAAAWSYAFAQEIPVQSPRSITKSKDSVRLDCDLKGVYGDLRDIAVHWYQQKPNDAPERILYHAGAKVVDGSFQAHRYTLEKFPSQKLCTLTIKDITPDDAATYYCAYWYRTWIKYFGTGTKLIISDKGSSPPENSEILQKTHENQITYVCLIEKFYPEVIRVTWTDEENKEITDNVVKGDTWKPAEGDEYSVGSWLTVPAENKHKNYYCKYEHESQQHSLMTRDSKKNALQDEDCSTHPGNGTVFNRDHLFHRTAYLVYIALLLKSSMYYVIVLLFMYRMWAPTKQQGKKA
- the LOC101919768 gene encoding immunoglobulin kappa light chain isoform X3, whose amino-acid sequence is MLLLTALLAAAAWSYAFAQEIPVQSPRSITKSKDSVRLDCDLKGVYGDLRDIAVHWYQQKPNDAPERILYHAGAKVVDGSFQAHRYTLEKFPSQKLCTLTIKDITPDDAATYYCAYWYRHLWPTWIKYFGTGTKLIISDKGSSPPENSEILQKTHENQITYVCLIEKFYPEVIRVTWTDEENKEITDNVVKGDTWKPAEGDEYSVGSWLTVPAENKHKNYYCKYEHESQQHSLMTRDSKKNALQDEDCSTHPGNGTVFNRDHLFHRTAYLVYIALLLKSSMYYVIVLLFMYRMWAPTKQQGKKA